The Cucumis melo cultivar AY chromosome 5, USDA_Cmelo_AY_1.0, whole genome shotgun sequence genome has a segment encoding these proteins:
- the LOC127149433 gene encoding uncharacterized protein LOC127149433, whose translation MHYVHGWLAHYFGTHYPLPTEVRGPKMTNFSGEGGSIYFGEYEARELIHNGARIQWHASLQNRSKHERMVDTHDSSFLQTSYFVSMRSCYLSSRCENTWIITSYSPYRFGRQFGFYQDLPNDIGGMSPAITLDNILYHWRICTRRNTLSELYLPARSLEPCKHVTQRFTDWWTTKHGTYFEDNRHHLVSSAIPPPSQPRLPKNRGSNLGGKEIRLVEAMAPNLEEEVKERKDESDSSKSDRHWKRPLKKAKVSGDHPDGRGLSALEVPDVPPLSPLNDHLEGLIEPDSDESLTGPHAVDSAFEEVGTSRTPVNKPTEQSLRPSALLEEIRRGKMTVGGKDLENPSSKEGACPKASLQKVSSAHAPLKFSELPLDVSNKQTMRNPEPSQWVGEKVVSNFFQKTALCMWEDIQDKIMRTPFEYIPRLRPEIATVLSGIEKIHADGLTSLEEYLNSYLKRVDNFNDVQSSYSAQLSSTDKARQLNEKTSAIKEALTLVKQLRGDAKVIQERTVELSLERKELERRLQSINAESEQLSILSCEKAEAIDQQELEVAKLQDEVNTLESTPAITEEAIEALATVRQSMEAAREEFKNFKWRL comes from the exons ATGCATTACGTCCATGGCTGGTTAGCTCATTATTTTGGCACACATTATCCACTTCCCACGGAAGTTCGAGGGCCCAAGATGACTAACTTTTCAGGCGAAGGCGGGTCTATTTATTTTGGCGAATATGAGGCACGCGAATTGATCCATAATGGTGCGAGAATTCAGTGGCACGCTAGCCTCCAGAACAGAAGTAAACATGAACGCATGGTTGATACCCATGATTCATCGTTTCTGCAAACGTCATATTTCGTAAGCATGCGTTCTTGCTACTTGTCCTCTCGTTGCGAAAATACCTGGATCATAACATCATACAGTCCATATCGATTTGGACGACAGTTTGGTTTTTACCAGGACCTTCCTAATGATATAGGGGGTATGTCACCTGCGATCACGCtggataatatattatatcactGGAGAATATGTACGAGGCGTAACACTTTATCCGAGCTATACTTGCCCGCCCGTTCATTAGAGCCTTGCAAGCATGTGACTCAGCGATTTACAGACTGGTGGACTACGAAGCACGGGACCTATTTTGAGGATAACAGACACCATTTGGTGAGTAGTGCCATTCCTCCCCCTTCACAACCTAGACTACCGAAGAACCGAGGGAGCAACCTAGGTGGTAAAGAAATTCGATTGGTTGAGGCGATGGCTCCTAATCTTGAGGAGGAGGTAAAGGAGCGTAAAGATGAGAGTGATAGCAGCAAAAGTGATCGTCATTGGAAGAGACCTTTGAAGAAAGCGAAGGTATCAGGTGATCATCCCGACGGAAGGGGTTTAAGTGCTTTGGAAGTTCCTGATGTTCCACCACTG TCACCATTAAACGATCATCTTGAAGGACTTATAGAGCCAGACAGTGATGAATCTTTGACGGGACCTCACGCAGTTGATTCAGCATTTGAGGAAGTTGGTACCTCGAGAACTCCCGTCAATAAACCGACTGAACAATCCTTACGCCCATCTGCTCTTCTCGAGGAGATTCGTCGAGGCAAGATGACAGTGGGGGGAAAAGACCTTGAGAACCCTTCATCCAAAGAAGGTGCCTGTCCTAAAGCATCTTTACAAAAAGTTAGCTCAGCACATGCTCCCCTTAAGTTTTCTGAATTACCATTAGACGTTTCTAATAAACAGACTATGAGAAACCCTGAACCTTCTCAGTGGGTTGGTGAAAAGGTggtttcaaatttctttcaGAAAACAGCCTTATGTATGTGGGAGGATATCCAAGATAAGATCATGCGAACTCCTTTTGAATATATCCCTAGACTTAGGCCAGAAATAGCGACGGTTCTCTCCGGGATTGAGAAGATTCATGCGGATGGCCTGACTTCTCTTGAAGAGTATCTAAATAGTTACCTTAAGAGGGTAGACAATTTTAACGATGTGCAATCTTCATATTCTGCACAGTTGTCGTCGACGGACAAAGCTCGTCAATTAAATGAGAAGACATCTGCCATCAAGGAAGCTTTGACTTTGGTGAAACAATTACGAGGAGATGCCAAAGTTATTCAGGAAAGAACCGTAGAGTTATCTTTAGAAAGGAAAGAACTGGAGAGGAGACTTCAGAGCATAAATGCTGAATCTGAACAGCTGTCGATCTTATCTTGTGAAAAAGCGGAGGCCATAGACCAACAAGAACTAGAAGTTGCCAAGCTCCAGGATGAAGTCAATACCCTTGAAAGCACCCCTGCTATTACTGAGGAAGCGATTGAGGCACTAGCTACTGTCCGCCAGAGCATGGAAGCTGCACGAGAAGAATTCaagaacttcaagtggaggCTTTGA